From Lagenorhynchus albirostris chromosome 15, mLagAlb1.1, whole genome shotgun sequence, one genomic window encodes:
- the RNPS1 gene encoding RNA-binding protein with serine-rich domain 1 isoform X3 has protein sequence MDLSGVKKKSLLGVKENNKKSSTRAPSPTKRKDRSDEKSKDRSKDKGATKESSEKDRGRDKTRKRRSASSGSSSTRSRSSSTSSSGSSTSTGSSSGSSSSSASSRSGSSSTSRSSSSSSSSGSPSPSRRRHDNRRRSRSKSKPPKRDEKERKRRSPSPKPTKVHIGRLTRNVTKDHIMEIFSTYGKIKMIDMPVERMHPHLSKGYAYVEFENPDEAEKALKHMDGGQIDGQEITATAVLAPWPRPPPRRFSPPRRMLPPPPMWRRSPPRMRRRSRSPRRRSPVRRRSRSPGRRRHRSRSSSNSSR, from the exons atggATTTATCAGGAGTGAAAAAGAAGAGCTTGCTAGgagtcaaagaaaataataaaaagtccaGCACTAG GGCTCCTTCTCCTACCAAACGCAAAGACCGCTCTGATGAGAAGTCCAAGGATCGCTCTAAAGATAAGGGCGCCACCAAGGAGTCAAGCGAGAAGGATCGTGGCAGGGATAAAACTCGAAAGAGACGCAGCGCTTCCAGTGGTAGCAGCAGCACCAG GTCTCGGTCCAGCTCTACCTCCAGCTCAGGCTCCAGCAccagcacaggctccagcagCGGATCCAGCTCATCTTCAGCATCAAGCCGCTCAGGAAGTTCCAGCACATCCcgcagctccagctccagcagcTCCTCTGGCTCACCGAGTCCTTCTCGGCGCAGACATGACAACAGGCGGCGTTCCCGCTCGAA ATCCAAACCACccaaaagagatgaaaaggaaaggaaaaggcgGAGCCCTTCCCCTAAACCCACCAAAGTGCACATTGGAAGGCTCACCAGGAATGTGACCAAG GATCATATCATGGAGATATTCTCCACCTatgggaaaattaaaatgattgacATGCCTGTAGAAAGGATGCACCCCCATCTGTCTAAAGGCTATGCATATGTGGAGTTTGAGAATCCAGATGAGGCCGAGAAGGCGCTGAAGCACATGGACGGAG GACAAATCGATGGCCAGGAGATCACTGCCACTGCTGTGCTGGCCCCCTGGCCTCGGCCACCCCCCAGGCGATTCAGCCCTCCCAGGAGAATGCTGCCACCACCTCCCATGTGGCGCAGGTCACCCCCACGGATGAGGAGAAG GTCACGTTCCCCTCGGCGCAGGTCCCCCGTGCGCCGGCGATCCCGCTCCCCTGGCCGCCGCCGCCACAGGAGCCGCTCCAGCTCCAACTCCTCCCGATAA
- the RNPS1 gene encoding RNA-binding protein with serine-rich domain 1 isoform X2 yields the protein MAPSPTKRKDRSDEKSKDRSKDKGATKESSEKDRGRDKTRKRRSASSGSSSTRSRSSSTSSSGSSTSTGSSSGSSSSSASSRSGSSSTSRSSSSSSSSGSPSPSRRRHDNRRRSRSKSKPPKRDEKERKRRSPSPKPTKVHIGRLTRNVTKDHIMEIFSTYGKIKMIDMPVERMHPHLSKGYAYVEFENPDEAEKALKHMDGEVPSSSRAPPLRRSQIIQNPGADHPSPHPWACSPDPSPSSGQIDGQEITATAVLAPWPRPPPRRFSPPRRMLPPPPMWRRSPPRMRRRSRSPRRRSPVRRRSRSPGRRRHRSRSSSNSSR from the exons AT GGCTCCTTCTCCTACCAAACGCAAAGACCGCTCTGATGAGAAGTCCAAGGATCGCTCTAAAGATAAGGGCGCCACCAAGGAGTCAAGCGAGAAGGATCGTGGCAGGGATAAAACTCGAAAGAGACGCAGCGCTTCCAGTGGTAGCAGCAGCACCAG GTCTCGGTCCAGCTCTACCTCCAGCTCAGGCTCCAGCAccagcacaggctccagcagCGGATCCAGCTCATCTTCAGCATCAAGCCGCTCAGGAAGTTCCAGCACATCCcgcagctccagctccagcagcTCCTCTGGCTCACCGAGTCCTTCTCGGCGCAGACATGACAACAGGCGGCGTTCCCGCTCGAA ATCCAAACCACccaaaagagatgaaaaggaaaggaaaaggcgGAGCCCTTCCCCTAAACCCACCAAAGTGCACATTGGAAGGCTCACCAGGAATGTGACCAAG GATCATATCATGGAGATATTCTCCACCTatgggaaaattaaaatgattgacATGCCTGTAGAAAGGATGCACCCCCATCTGTCTAAAGGCTATGCATATGTGGAGTTTGAGAATCCAGATGAGGCCGAGAAGGCGCTGAAGCACATGGACGGAG AAGTCCCTTCTTCCTCTCGGGCCCCACCTCTCAGGAGatcacagatcatccaaaacccTGGTGCTGATCATCCTTCACCCCACCCCTGGGCTTGCTCACCTGATCCATCACCAAGCTCCG GACAAATCGATGGCCAGGAGATCACTGCCACTGCTGTGCTGGCCCCCTGGCCTCGGCCACCCCCCAGGCGATTCAGCCCTCCCAGGAGAATGCTGCCACCACCTCCCATGTGGCGCAGGTCACCCCCACGGATGAGGAGAAG GTCACGTTCCCCTCGGCGCAGGTCCCCCGTGCGCCGGCGATCCCGCTCCCCTGGCCGCCGCCGCCACAGGAGCCGCTCCAGCTCCAACTCCTCCCGATAA
- the RNPS1 gene encoding RNA-binding protein with serine-rich domain 1 isoform X1 has translation MDLSGVKKKSLLGVKENNKKSSTRAPSPTKRKDRSDEKSKDRSKDKGATKESSEKDRGRDKTRKRRSASSGSSSTRSRSSSTSSSGSSTSTGSSSGSSSSSASSRSGSSSTSRSSSSSSSSGSPSPSRRRHDNRRRSRSKSKPPKRDEKERKRRSPSPKPTKVHIGRLTRNVTKDHIMEIFSTYGKIKMIDMPVERMHPHLSKGYAYVEFENPDEAEKALKHMDGEVPSSSRAPPLRRSQIIQNPGADHPSPHPWACSPDPSPSSGQIDGQEITATAVLAPWPRPPPRRFSPPRRMLPPPPMWRRSPPRMRRRSRSPRRRSPVRRRSRSPGRRRHRSRSSSNSSR, from the exons atggATTTATCAGGAGTGAAAAAGAAGAGCTTGCTAGgagtcaaagaaaataataaaaagtccaGCACTAG GGCTCCTTCTCCTACCAAACGCAAAGACCGCTCTGATGAGAAGTCCAAGGATCGCTCTAAAGATAAGGGCGCCACCAAGGAGTCAAGCGAGAAGGATCGTGGCAGGGATAAAACTCGAAAGAGACGCAGCGCTTCCAGTGGTAGCAGCAGCACCAG GTCTCGGTCCAGCTCTACCTCCAGCTCAGGCTCCAGCAccagcacaggctccagcagCGGATCCAGCTCATCTTCAGCATCAAGCCGCTCAGGAAGTTCCAGCACATCCcgcagctccagctccagcagcTCCTCTGGCTCACCGAGTCCTTCTCGGCGCAGACATGACAACAGGCGGCGTTCCCGCTCGAA ATCCAAACCACccaaaagagatgaaaaggaaaggaaaaggcgGAGCCCTTCCCCTAAACCCACCAAAGTGCACATTGGAAGGCTCACCAGGAATGTGACCAAG GATCATATCATGGAGATATTCTCCACCTatgggaaaattaaaatgattgacATGCCTGTAGAAAGGATGCACCCCCATCTGTCTAAAGGCTATGCATATGTGGAGTTTGAGAATCCAGATGAGGCCGAGAAGGCGCTGAAGCACATGGACGGAG AAGTCCCTTCTTCCTCTCGGGCCCCACCTCTCAGGAGatcacagatcatccaaaacccTGGTGCTGATCATCCTTCACCCCACCCCTGGGCTTGCTCACCTGATCCATCACCAAGCTCCG GACAAATCGATGGCCAGGAGATCACTGCCACTGCTGTGCTGGCCCCCTGGCCTCGGCCACCCCCCAGGCGATTCAGCCCTCCCAGGAGAATGCTGCCACCACCTCCCATGTGGCGCAGGTCACCCCCACGGATGAGGAGAAG GTCACGTTCCCCTCGGCGCAGGTCCCCCGTGCGCCGGCGATCCCGCTCCCCTGGCCGCCGCCGCCACAGGAGCCGCTCCAGCTCCAACTCCTCCCGATAA